The DNA segment TACCGCAGGTAAAATCTTGGCAGTAAAGAGTTTGCAGAACGATTACCTATTACTAGAGGTTGCAGATCTTTTGCCTGTACATTACGGTATGATAAATCTAGATGGCAGTATTCCTAAGGAAATAAGAGATGAAGTAATGAGAAAAGTTGAAGAAGATTGGGGAAGAAATGATGAAGAAGCTTGGTTAGATGTTTATGCCTATCCCATAGGTTATTTATTAAAAATAGATGGAGACGTTGAATTTTACAAGGGATATTCTCCTCCGATTCCGGGATCTACAGTTAGGGTCTTATCTAGAGAGCTTTACGAGAAATTCGTATGCGATAAAAACGGCGTAGAAATTGGAAATATAATAGGTGAGGACGTCAAGCTAAGAATAAACATGGAAAAAGCAATTAATTACCACATAGGAATTTTTGCATTTACTGGGTCTGGAAAATCAAACTTAACTGCTTCGCTTGTTAGGAGGATTTTAAAGGAAAATAAAGATACTAAAGTAGTAATTTTTGATATTTCTTTAGAATATTCAATATTATTATTAGATCAACTGATTTCAAATAATTCAAGACTAATCTCCACTGAAAGATTACCTATAAATAAAACTGATGCTGGAAGAAGATTCATAAGGACTCATGTAATTCCAGAGGAGATTATAGATTTAAAGGATGAAATAAGAAAATCTGCCGAAGAAATTTTTGAATTAAATAAAATGAGGCAACTTTACGTTCCACCAGAAGGTTCTACTTACCTAACTTATGGAGAAATTATAGACATGGTAAGAGCTCAAATTAATGATAAATATACGGCGTTTGCACAAAAGCCATTATTTGGATTATTTCTTAAAAAAATAGATGAGACTATGAGACAAAATAAGCTAACTAAGGAAGATATTGCTGATACTACGCTTAGTCCGGTAATAGACGAAATAGAAACCTTGGCTAGAGAAAGCGGACTAAAGGAAAACGCATCAATATTTGCTTTCCTTAATGCCTTAAGAGTGTATCTAACCTCTGAAATCCAAGAAGGAGAAGAATATGACATAGAAAAGATGGCAATAGAGATCTTAGATAATGACGAAAACTCTCCTAGACTTTTCATTTTAGAATTACCAAACATAGAAGAGGCTAGATTAATAGTAGGACAACTTATTAACCAAATTATGCTTAGAAGGAAAAAATCTTACTCAACAAATCCAATACTTTTCGTATTAGATGAAGCTCAAGAATTCATACCTTTTGATACAAAACAAAAGGATAATAGTGAATTTTCTAGCAATGCCGTAGAAAAACTATTAAGACATGGAAGAAAGTACCATCTCCACGGCCTAATAAGTACACAAAGATTAGCTTACTTGAATACAAATGTACTTCAACAGCTTCACACGTATTTTATAAGTACATTACCTAGACCTTATGATAGACAACTAATAGCTGAAACCTTTGGAATTAACGATACCTTAATGGACAGAACTTTAGATTTAGAAGTAGGCCAATGGTTATTAGTTAGCTTTAAGGCAGCATTACCTCACGATGTGCCAGTCTTTTTTACCGCCCCGAATAACTTGGAAGAATTAAGAAAAGGACTTCAGAACTCAAGACCTTCTTCATCTATCTGACGAGCGGCATCATCATTTACAATGCCTTTCTATAAATTCTACAACTCTCTTTATAGAATCCACGTAATTTTCTATTTTCGAGAATCCGTGTCCTTCATCTTCGTATATTTTATATTCCACTTCTATATTTCTTTCCTTTAATTTTTCTATAACTTGTCTAGTCTCTTCCGCAGGACATCTAGGATCATTTTCTCCTGCTAATATTAATAGAGGAGACTTAATATTATCTATGAAGAATATAGGAGACCTATCTCTAAGCAAGTTTTCATCGTTACCCATTTTCATTTCATCGTACTGCTGAAGAACTTCTCTCTCAAATTTCTTTTCAGTAAACCAGTTTACAAAAGGAACTACAGCGGCAGCAGAACACCACATGTCAGGATATTTGGTAACTGCCATCATTGTTAAATATCCTCCATAACTTGCACCCGTTACGGCTAATTTCTTAACGCCAAGTAATTTAGCAGAGTTTATTACATCTTTTAAATCTCCTCCTCCAAGATCTTTATCGTTAAGGTGATTAAACCTCCTCCCATAACCTGTAGAACCTCTGTAATTAGGACAAATAACCTTGAAACCCCTATCGACTAAGAACTGTATTTCAGGGTTAAAGGAGTTAGTACATTCCCAATCAGGACCGCCATGAATGTAAACCACTCCTTTATCTTCTCCTCCTTTTTCGTAAAGTAACGCGTTAATCTCTATTCCACCTTCACTCTCATATTTTACCACTTTAGGTTTTACAAAATCTCCTTTAATATCGTCCATAGAGTTTGTAAGCCTTTCTATTTTTCCTGTCAATATATTGACTCTATATAAATCAAAATGCCTATTATAAGTAGAACCTATATAATAAACATAATCTTGATCCGGAGTTAAATACGAATTGAATCCTTCTGTGACTAGTTCATTTCCTTTATGAATTTTTATCTTAAAGTCGCCATATACATCTTCAGTGTAAATTATCTTATTGGCTATGTGAACTACTTCGTGCTTCTCATGTTCACTTTTTATAACTTCACTTATCTCTCCTTTTCCTATATTAAAATTATATATATCAAAATAGTTATCTTTATTAGATATGAAAAGGAAATTATCTTCGTCTTTAAAACAATATAAGGAGACCGTCTCTTCAGAGTTAGGATAAGAAATCTTAGATATGACTTCTCCTCTATCTAAATCATAAACATAAAGATCGTTATTGTAAATTCCTTGAGAATATACTACTCTTTTCTTACTAGGCGATAAGCAATAACTTTCTACTGGATCATCTCCCTTGCTAACTTGGATTATATCCCCCTTGTCATATAAATATAAATGAAGAGTCTTCCCGTCTCTATTAGAAATAAAAAGGAATTTATCCTCGTTAATGAAGTAAGTTCCAAAATTATCATATTGATCCTTTAATAAGGGAAATACCTTATTTCTATCATAAATATAAATCTCTCTTTTTTCGCTTCCTCCTGGATCCCCTATAATTGCTAATTTTTTATCGGTTATCCATTCTACGTCTTCTGCATAAACATCTTCTAGTGGAACTTTGCCTTCGCCATGAATATACACCGAAGGTATTTTATCTCTCATTACATAACTTATTTTCCCATTATTTACATCAAAAGCGTAGACAGGCCTTAACTTAAAAAGATCTTGAAAATCCATAAAAAGAAATAACGAACTTAAAATAAAACTCTTTTTTATATTATCATTTATTTCAGTTTCTCTAGTAGTTCTTTTGGTGCGTCTTTTTCGCTAACTGCTCCCCTACCAGTCTTACCGTTGTCGTCGTAGGTAAACGATATCATTTTGCCAACTCTCCAAACCTTCTTTATCTTCGAAATATCTACTTCCTTCTCCTCTCCCTTATACTTGAACTTTACTTTAGTAGCCATATGCCTTCCTTTCCTTCGTTTAATATTAATATTACTAGTCATTTTTTAGTATTACATTATGTATTTTATAATGGCTATTACTTTTTACATTTAATTGATCAAGTAAATTATATGGTGATAAAACTTCTTTCATTTTACTTTTCTGAGTAAATTTTTTATATTATCTTTCGTAAGAGATAACTCGATGTCTAAAACAGTTTTTGTTAGAGAATCCTCGGGCCTTTTAAAGCAAGTTAGCCTTATAGACGCAATAATGTTAAACTTAGGAAATATGTCAGCCGGTGTAGCGTTATTTGAATCGATATCCCCATATCTTAATTCTTCTAGTAATCCCACGATAGGTGGGCCTGGAGGAATATTATGGTTAGCTTCTATAATAGGTTTCATCTTCGCAATACCGCAATTAATAGTTTATACAATAATGACTAGAAAAATATCTAGAACTGGTGGAGATTACGTTTGGATATCGAGATCTTTAAACGGACCACTAGGCGCAGTAATGGCTATTTCATTAATGATAGAGTCAGTAGCATATTTTGCCTTAGTGGCATTCTTTTCTGGTAGTAGCATAAATGCAGTACTATGTATTATAGGACATGCTGACAATAATCCAGG comes from the Acidianus infernus genome and includes:
- a CDS encoding alpha/beta hydrolase family protein yields the protein MDFQDLFKLRPVYAFDVNNGKISYVMRDKIPSVYIHGEGKVPLEDVYAEDVEWITDKKLAIIGDPGGSEKREIYIYDRNKVFPLLKDQYDNFGTYFINEDKFLFISNRDGKTLHLYLYDKGDIIQVSKGDDPVESYCLSPSKKRVVYSQGIYNNDLYVYDLDRGEVISKISYPNSEETVSLYCFKDEDNFLFISNKDNYFDIYNFNIGKGEISEVIKSEHEKHEVVHIANKIIYTEDVYGDFKIKIHKGNELVTEGFNSYLTPDQDYVYYIGSTYNRHFDLYRVNILTGKIERLTNSMDDIKGDFVKPKVVKYESEGGIEINALLYEKGGEDKGVVYIHGGPDWECTNSFNPEIQFLVDRGFKVICPNYRGSTGYGRRFNHLNDKDLGGGDLKDVINSAKLLGVKKLAVTGASYGGYLTMMAVTKYPDMWCSAAAVVPFVNWFTEKKFEREVLQQYDEMKMGNDENLLRDRSPIFFIDNIKSPLLILAGENDPRCPAEETRQVIEKLKERNIEVEYKIYEDEGHGFSKIENYVDSIKRVVEFIERHCK
- a CDS encoding ATP-binding protein, whose protein sequence is MSEGLFEEQIGRLREMKVITRQTADGRGSVSFRNFIVEFPINTKITAGKILAVKSLQNDYLLLEVADLLPVHYGMINLDGSIPKEIRDEVMRKVEEDWGRNDEEAWLDVYAYPIGYLLKIDGDVEFYKGYSPPIPGSTVRVLSRELYEKFVCDKNGVEIGNIIGEDVKLRINMEKAINYHIGIFAFTGSGKSNLTASLVRRILKENKDTKVVIFDISLEYSILLLDQLISNNSRLISTERLPINKTDAGRRFIRTHVIPEEIIDLKDEIRKSAEEIFELNKMRQLYVPPEGSTYLTYGEIIDMVRAQINDKYTAFAQKPLFGLFLKKIDETMRQNKLTKEDIADTTLSPVIDEIETLARESGLKENASIFAFLNALRVYLTSEIQEGEEYDIEKMAIEILDNDENSPRLFILELPNIEEARLIVGQLINQIMLRRKKSYSTNPILFVLDEAQEFIPFDTKQKDNSEFSSNAVEKLLRHGRKYHLHGLISTQRLAYLNTNVLQQLHTYFISTLPRPYDRQLIAETFGINDTLMDRTLDLEVGQWLLVSFKAALPHDVPVFFTAPNNLEELRKGLQNSRPSSSI
- the sul7d gene encoding Sul7d family chromatin protein, yielding MATKVKFKYKGEEKEVDISKIKKVWRVGKMISFTYDDNGKTGRGAVSEKDAPKELLEKLK